The genomic region CGAGGTCGGCGTCGGCGAGAGTTCCGAGACCTCGCCACCGGTGCCGGGCACCCGTTCGGAGAGCATGACGCGCCCCTCCGCGTCGGGGATGGTGAGGGACGCGGTGAACTCGCTGCCGGGCGTCGGCGTCTCGTCGGAGACCTCGCGGGTCCCACGGATGGTCGGCATGCTCGCCGGTTCGCCAGCGTCGGCCGGCTGCTCGGTGGCCGCATCAGACTCTTCGGAGACGAGCGGCGTCCACTCGCCGGCGTCGTCCGTGCTCGATTCCTCGGGGTCGGCCGCCACGCCGCCGTTGGGCGTCGCGTCGACCGTCGTCGGGCCGTCGTCGGCACCTGCCGGGACGGCCTCCTGCTCTATCTGCACCATGTCGTCGGTGCCGCCGACGTAGCGGTGCCAGACGACGAGCAGGCTCGGCAGCACCAGCACGCTCGCGAGGAACGCGTAGATGATGGTGAGCGCGGTGATGACGCCGAACTGTTGCAGTGCCGGGAAGATGGCGAAACTCAGCACGCCGAAGCCACCGACCGTGGTGGCCGCGGAGCCGAGCAGTGCACCACCGGTTCCGGTGATGGTCGTGTCCATCGCCTCCCACTGGTCCTCGCGGCGGCCCAGTTCGAGGTTGAACCGCTCGGAGACGTGGATGCTGTAGGCGACCCCGAGCCCGACGGTCAGGCTCGTGATCATCCCCGTCAGGACGTTGAACGGCATGCCGATGACGTACATCGTCCCGAGAATCCACGCCACCGAGAGGGCGACGGGCAGCAGGGTGACGATACCGAGGGTCGCGCTTCCCTCCGTGATGCGGTACGCGATCATCAGGAACGCGAACACCGCGATGAGCGTGATGACGAGGCTCTGGATGACCGTCTCGAGCAGGTCGTTCTGGACGATCTCGTTCACGATGGGCGAGCCGGTCGCGATGACGGCTGCATCATCGAGGGACGCGGAGTCCTGCACGTCGCTGGCGATGGCGCGCATCTCGGTGGTCGTTTCACCGGTCCCTGCGCCACCTTTGATCGGCACCACGAGTCGCATCGCGACGTAGGAGCCGTCCTCGGTCTGGTGGATGACGCCGGCAGCTTCCCCTGGTGCGACCTCGAACAGCTGGTCGTACACACCGGTGACGTTCTCGTCGGGCACGCCGTCACCGTCGGTGTCGGCGGCGGTGAACGTCTGGTTGAACGTCTCGTTCTCCGCGGCGACCTGGGCCATGACGGTCAGCGGCGAGCGCATGTTCACCGTCCCGCTCGCGCCGGCGAACGGGGTGTCGTAGTCACCCGCATCGATGCGCTGTTTGGTTGCATCGAGCGCCTGTAACGTCTGTGGGTCCGTCGCCCCGCCTCGTATCAACACCTGTGCCTGGGAGTCCTCGCGCTGGAAGTGGTCGTTGACGTAGTCGAGGTTCTGCTTCGCGCTGTACTCGCCCGGCTTCAGTGGCTCGGGCAGTTCGTACATCCACGACGGCGGTTCGCCCGCGATGAAGTCCTCCTGCGAGAACGAGGTGTCGACCTGGCTCCCGCCGTAGGCACCTGCCGCAGAGATGGTGAGCGCGACGAGGATGACGACGATGGGGGCTTTCTTCGCGAGCACGGAGCCGACCTTGAGGGCCTGGCTGAACCGACCGCCACCGGTCCCGAAGGCGCGCTTCTTGCGGTCGAAGCCGAAGCCCTCCAGCAACTCGTCCGCCTCGACCTTCAGCGCGGGGATGAACGCGCCGAAGATGGCGAGTGCCGAGACGATACCCCACGAGGAGACGATACCGAAGTCCGCAATCGCCGAGAGCGGACTGGTCAGGTTCGAGAGGAACCCGATGACCGTCGTCGCGGTCACCCAGACGAGGGCGATGCCGACGCCGGCCAGCGCGTACTGCATGGAGCCGCGCACGTCACTCGGGGTGTTGTCGTCCAGGCGCTCCTCGCGATGGCGCATGAAGATGTGGATGGCGTAGTCGATGGACAGCCCGATGAGCAACACCGGGACCGCGATCATGATCTGGTTGAACGCGATGTTCAGGTAGCCCATCATGCCGAACGTCCACATGAGCGCGGCGAAGATGCCGACCAGCCCGAGCGCGATGTCGAGGAGGTCGCGGTAGGCGACGACGAGCGTCACGACGACGAACAGGAGTGCGAACGGTCCGACGATCGCCAGCGAGTCCGACAGCGACTGGTCGATCTCCTGTGAGATGACACCGAAGCCGAAGACGATGTACTCGTCACCGCTCCCACTGGATGCGGCCTGGGCGAGGTCCTGCATCTCCAGTTGGGTCTGGATGGTCCGGTCAGCGACCGAGTCACTGCTCTGGATGTCGCTGTCTATCTGGGTCTGCTGCTGGATGATCATCATCCGGGCGCTCGCCGTGGTCGAGCCCGGCTCGTAGTTCTTCTCCATCAGCTGGAGTGCCTGGCCCGCGAACGGCGACCCGCCGTTGCCATCGTCCGGCTCTGCGAGGACGATTCCGAGGACCTCGTCGACCTCGGACGCGTTCATCGACTCGAGCTGGTCGATCTGCTCGGCCAGCGAGGGCGAGCCCGACTCCTGGAGTGCCTGCTGGTCGGCCTGCAGTTCCTGGAAGGCTTCCTGGAGTTCCTGGCCCTCCTGTTCCAGCTGGTCGGCCTGCTGCTGGAGCTCCTGGCCGCGGTCCTGGAGTTCCTGGCTCTGCTGCTGGAGGTCGGCGAACTCCGCCCGCAGGACGCCCTGGGTCCCGAGGGTGTACGCCTCCTCTATCTCGGACTGGTTCTGTGCGCTCCGGAGGTCCTCGGCCGCCTGCTTGAACGTCCGGTACTGCGTCTCGTTCAGCCGGACCGAGGTGTTCGCCTTGACCTGCTCGAACTGGGTCCGGATGCTCGCGTCGGGGTTCTCCCGGAGTTCGGTGAGTCCGGCCTTCAGCAGGTCGACGGTCGTGTTGAGCGTCTGGCTCCGCTGTTCGAGTGCCGCCCTGTCGGCCTCGAACTCCGCGAAGGACTCGTTCAGCTGTGCTTGTTGTTGCTGGAGTTCCTGCCGTCGCTGCTGGAGCTGGGCCCCGCGAGCCTGTAGCTCACCGGCCTGTTCCTGCGTGATGGCTGCGATGGCGACGATGTTGGAGACGCCGATGATGGCGTTCTCCTCGATGAAGGTGTCGTTGATGGTGTCGTTCGCTCGAATCTGTTGCTGGTATTCGAGCGACCGGAGCAGGGACTCTCTCGTCAGGACGTTCCCGTCGGTCCCTTCGTTCCTGACGATGACCTGTGTTATCTGTGTGTCCTGGTCACCTGACGAGAAGTTCTCGCTGATGTAGTCGGACGCCTTCGCCTCCGGCGAGTCGCTCTCGAACTGGCTGAGGCCAGAGTCCGAGCTCACCTGGGCCGCGCCCGCCCCGATGACGACCGTGAGGACGAGCATGATCACGATGACGATGCGACTGTGCGACGTGATTCCGTCAGAAAGCCGGTCGAGGGCCGTCATGCGGGGATCACCTGCATGCCGGAACCGGCTCTGCTGTGTTGACTACTCATACGACAGTTGTGTTGTTATGAAACTACTAACAACCAACCTCTCATAAATCTACTGCCATACGACCCTTGAATAAACTCTCGAGAACGGCGAAGACGTTTCGCTACTCGATGGTCAGCGACAGCATGTCCTCGGCGAACCGCACGTCGCCGTCGTAGGACGCTTCGATGGCGTCGAGCATGTCGCCGTGTTCGCCGACGGTGTGCGGGTAGAGGTGCGTGAGGTAGACGCGGCCGATGTCGCACCCCGCCAGCGACTCCCCGAGCTGTGACGGCGTCGGATGGTTCGACACGTCGATACCGTCGGGGAACGAGCAATCGTGGGCCAGGACGGCGGCCTCGTTCGCGAAGTCGGTCAGCTCGCGGAACGCCTCGCTGTCGCCCGAGAAGACGAACCGGTCGTCGAATCGGTACGCCAGACAGGCCATCGAGTGGCGGGTCTCGAACGCCTCCACGTCGAACCCGGCCACGGAGAAGGGTTCGTCCGGGCCGACCTCGCGCACCGTCAGGTCGACGCGCCCCTGCAGGTAGTCGTGGACGTCCAGCAGGCCGTCGACCAGGTCCTGCGTGCCTGCTGGACCGACGACTTCGAGGGTCTCCTCCCCCGCCAGCCAGCGCGCCTTCAGCAGCGCCATGAGGTCGGAGACGTGGTCGAGATGGTGGTGCGTGAGCAGGACCGTCTCGACGCCCTCGTAGCCGACGTTCGTCCGCGCGAGGCGGTGCAACACGCCACTGCCGCAGTCGACCAGCAACGGCTCGTCGTCTTCGAGCAGGATACCGGTCTGGAACCGGTCGCCGGTAGGCATCGCGCTCCCGGTCCCGAGGAAGGTGACTCGCATGGCTGAGAGCGCGTCGGCCACCGGGAAAGCCCTGACGCTCCGCCGAGCGCTATCGTTCCTCGGTCACGCGCTCGGCGCGCTCGGCGACCGCCGCGACCCGGTCCCTGAGTGGCTCGGGTGCGACACCGCCGTGGGCAGCCGCCGTATCGACCGCATCGAGGATGACCGTGAGCGTGTCCCGCAGGCCCTCACAGCCGGTGACGCTCGCCAGCAGGTCGTCGAGTTCCTCGCCGACGGCGAGGCAGTCGTCGAGGGCGTCAACCCGGACAGCCCGGCGGAACTGCGCTCCCAGCGCGGCCACGTACAGCGGGAGCAGGTCGTCCACGTCCAGGTCGAGGTCGACCGGCAAGGTGCCGCGGTGTGTTATCCGACCCAGTGCGAGCGCGGCATCCTCTCGCAGGAAGTCGTCGTCGCTCTCCAGTTGCGGGACGAGCCGGTCGGCGACGCGAGCGACCGCCTCGGGCTCCGTTCTCGCGAGTCGGGCCAGCGCCGTGGTCGCCCGACGCCGGCTCGGCAGGTCCGGCGCGTTCGCGACGGTCACCCCGAGCTGGTCGACCGCTATCGCCACCGAGCCCGGATGGTGTTCGGCCAGGCGTGCCAGCACGAGGGTCGCCTGCTGGCGGACGTTGGTCGCACCCGAGGACGCGTAGGGGGCCACGTCGACGATGGTGTGTTCGACCGCGTCGGGTTCCTCGGCGGCGAGTGCAGCCACACCCCGAAGGACCGCCACGCTCCGCTGTGAGTCCGTCTCCAGTGCCTCGACGCAGGCCTCCCACTCGTCGACGATGGTCGCTCGTGGCACGCGAGCGGTCTCCCCCGCAAGTGCGCTCCACTCCGGACTCGGCGACCGCTCCTCCGGCTCGCCGTTCTCCCCTCCCATACACGACATGACGAGTCCCATAGGCAAATCCGTTCGCCTACCGTGGCGTGCCCCCGAGGGCAAAGGCACTTGCATACGCAACCCCGAGACCCCGCCAATGGACGGGAGAGCGCTGCTCGCCGAGACCGAGGGGTTCGAGGGCGACCCGGAGACGGTCCCCCTCGACGACGAGCACGTCCTCGACATGCTGGACCCGGCGGTCCGCAGCTGGTGGGTCGAGCAGTTCGGCGAGTTCGCCGCCGAGAACGAGGGGTTCTTCACGCCACCCCAGAAGGAGGCCATCCCCCTCATCCACGAGGGCGAGAACTCCCTCATCTGTTCGCCGACCGGGTCTGGCAAGACGCTGGCGAGCTTCACGGCCATCCTGAACGAACTGTTCGCCCGCGAGCGCGAGCAGGACGACGGGCTGGAGAACTCCGTGTACTGCCTCTACGTCTCTCCTCTCAAGTCACTCGCCAACGACATCCACCGGAACCTCACGGAGCCACTGGAGGGAATCCGCGACATCGCAACCGAGCGCGGGGAGCCAGTCGGCGAGATACGCCACGCCATCCGCCACGGCGACACCGACAGCAACGAGCGCCAGAAGATGCTGAAGGAGACGCCGCACATCCTCAATACGACCCCGGAGACGCTGGCCATCCTGCTCGATTCCCCGAAGTTCCGCGAGAAATTACGAACTATCGAGTACGTCGTCGTCGACGAGATCCACTCGCTGGCGGCCTCCAAGCGCGGCACCCACCTCTCGGTGTCGCTGGAGCGACTGGAGGCGCTCACGCACGACTCGCCGACGCGAATCGGCTGTTCGGCGACAATCGAGCCACTGGACCAGGTCGCCGAGTTCCTCGTCGGCCAGGACGACGGCGACCCTCGCGAGTACGAGATCGTCGATACTCGCTTCGCCCGCGAGTTCGACCTCGAACTCCGGTGTCCCACCGACGACCTCATCGACACACCGGGACAGGTCGTCACCGGCCGGTTCTACGACCAGCTGCACGAACTGATACAGGACCACACCAACACCCTCGTCTTCACGAACACGCGCTCGGGAGCCGAACGCGTCCTCCAGCGACTCCGCGAGGACTACCCCGGCTACGACGAGGAGAACTCCGGCTGCCACCACGGGAGCATGTCGAAGGACGTGCGCGAAGGCATCGAGGGCAAGCTGAAAGACGGCGACCTCGATGTCGTCACCACCTCGACCAGCCTCGAGCTGGGTATCGACATGCCCCACGTCGACCTGGTGGTGCAGGTCGGCTCCCCGAAGTCCGTGGCATCGCTGCTCCAGCGCGTCGGCCGGGCGGGCCACCGCGTCGGCCAGACCGTCACGGGGAGGGTGTTCGCGCTCGACCGCGACGAACTGGTCGAGTGTGCCGTCATGCTCAAGAAAGCCCAAGAGGGCTTCGTCGACTCGGTCGCGATTCCCGAGAAACCGCAGGACGTGGCCACCCAGCACGTGTACGGGATGGCCATCGCGGAGGTCCGTCCCGAAGAGGAGATTCTCGACATCCTGCGGTCGGCGTGGCCCTATCGCGAGTACACCGACGAGGACTGGGCCCAGCTCGTCCGGTACCTCACGGCGGACTACGAGGGGCTGGAGGACCGCAACGTCTACGCGAAGATCTGGCGCGACGAGAACGACCCGCCCGACGGCGAGTACCACTACGAGGACTTCCCCGTCGGGGAGACCCTGGTGGGCAAGCGGGGGCGCCTCGCCCGGGTCATCTACATGACCAACATCGGGACTATCCCGGACTCGTTCACCTGCGAGGTGTTCACCCGGGCCGACAACGAGTGGGTCGGCCAGCTCGACGAGAACTACCTCGACACCCTCGAACCCGGCGACGTGTTCGTCCTCGGCGGGCGCAACTTCGAGTTCCGCTACCGGAGAGGGTCGAAGGTGTACGTCGACCCAACCAGCGCCGCCCCCACCGTGCCCTCGTGGTATTCGGAACGCCTCCCGCTCTCGTACGACCTCGGGAAGGAACTCGCCAGCTTCCAGGGCGACCTGCTCGCGAAACACGAACGGGGCGGCGCGGCCGCGGTCCGCCACTGGCTCCGCAACTTCCCCCTCGACGACAACAGCGTCCGGGCCATCGCGCGGATGTTCGACGAGCAGATTCGATATACGGGCCCGGAGAGCCTGAGTACGGATTCCCGGCTCGCCATCGAGGAGGAGATAGACCGCCAGGAGTACAAGCGCCAGTACTACGTCCACTCGACGTACGGCCGGCGGTTCAACGACGGCTTCTCGCGGTTGCTCGCCTACCGGTGCGCCCAGGAGACCAACGCGAACGTGGGCCTGAGCGTCGCCGACAACGGGTTCGTGCTGTCGATGCCCCTGAACCGGAAGGTGGACGTGGTCGGCCTCGTGGAGTCACTCGACGCCACCGAGGTTCGCGAGCTGCTCCGCCAGAGCCTCGGCGATACGGAACTGCTCCAGCGATACTTCCGCATCAACGCGACCCGCGCCCTGATGATACTCAAGCGGTACAAGGGGTACGAGAAGTCGGCGAAACAACAGCAGGTCTCCAGCGAGATGCTGCTCGGGTTCGCCGAGGACCTCGACGACTTCGCGGTCATCGAGGAGACCTACCGGGAGATACTGGAGGACAAGCTCAACGTCGCGGGCATCGAGGAGGTCGTCCGGGCCATCGAGGCCGGGCAACTCGACGTGACCCACACCCGGGTCGAGTCTCCGACGCCCCGGGCGTTCGGGCTGGCGACGCTCATGGCGAGCGACGTGGTGCTGGCCGAGGACGAGAGCGCGGCCTTACAGGAGTTCCACGAGCGGGTCCTCGACGAGATCGGGGACGAATCTCTCACGGGGGCAATGGCGGGCGGGGAGGAGTGAGGGTCCGAACCGACACGACCTACATCTGGGTGACGGTCACCTTGATGACCTCCGAGACATCCGGGTACTGGTACATGTCGTCGACCTCGTCGATGGTCCGGATGGTTCCCATCTCGTCCGCACCGGTGTCAGGGCCGGACTGGCGCGGTGCCTGGTCCGCTCCGGCCCCCGGCTCCTGGTTCTGTTCCGTGCCGGCGTCCCACAGCAGGAGCCGGTCGGTCACGTCGCCCGAGATGGGCTGGTCGTCCTCGAACAGCGACAGACCCGTCGGTTCGAAGGCGTAGAACAGGTCGTTCGACTGGACGAACATGGTCGCCAGCGAGAGGCGCTGCCCGGCGTGGGCCTTCACGTCGAAGCTGTACGTCTCGCCGGGGAAGATCGGTGCCGGGCCGTTGGCTCCATCGGGCGTGGTGAAGGTCCCCGTCTTCTCGACGTGGTCCGCGCCGGCGAGTTCGTCGGCGTAGGTTCCAGGACTCCCGTCCTCGGCGAGGGCTTCGAGGCCCGCGCTCGCGGCAGACCCGGGCGAGAACGCGGTGGCCATGTCGTCGTGAACCGCCCAGGCCCCGGGCGAGAGCGGGACGGCGACCTCGTCGCCAGCGCCCGTCGTGATGGTCCCGGGTTCGGAGACGTTCTCGACGGTGACGGTGAAGGTGACGCTCATCATGTCGTCGCCTTCGGTCATCTCGTCACCGCCGTCGGTCATGGTGTCGTCCATCCCGTCGTCCGTCATCTCGTCGTCGGCCATCGGTTCCTCGTCGGTCGGGCTCCCGCCCGAGTCGCCACCGAGGCAGCCGGCCAGTCCGATTGCGGTCGAACCGGCAGCGATGGTCAGGAAGCGACGGCGCGTGGAAGTGGGTGCGTCTGACATCTGTCTTCATCTGACCGGAAGCAGAGGCCGTAAAAAGCGATTTTTCAAGGTCCGACTCGACTCTCTTCGGAGAGGGTCGCAAGTCGTTCTAGAATTGGTTCGGAGTTCGGGTCAGTAAGCTGTCCTGACCGGCAGTTTCGGAGCGTTCAGACCGCGATCTCGGGGCGCTCGTAGTGGCCCGTCAGCCGGGCCGAGACGAACCCGAGCAGGAACCCGTACACCAGGTGGGTCACGATGGAGAACACGAAGAACACCACCAGGTCGCTCCCGGTGTACCGCGTCGCGAACGCCGTGACGAACCCGGTCCAGAGGATGGCCGCGAACACCATCCCCTGTCGCGGTCGGGTCTTCCCCGGCAGGTACGCACCGAGCGTCACGAACAGCAGCGGCCATGCGACCGCCCCTGCGCCGAAGAACAGCACGAACCCGAGTGGGACGTTCGAGCCACCGCCCGCGAGCTCTGCCAGCGTGCCGAACACGTCCAGGC from Haloarchaeobius sp. HME9146 harbors:
- a CDS encoding MMPL family transporter; protein product: MTALDRLSDGITSHSRIVIVIMLVLTVVIGAGAAQVSSDSGLSQFESDSPEAKASDYISENFSSGDQDTQITQVIVRNEGTDGNVLTRESLLRSLEYQQQIRANDTINDTFIEENAIIGVSNIVAIAAITQEQAGELQARGAQLQQRRQELQQQQAQLNESFAEFEADRAALEQRSQTLNTTVDLLKAGLTELRENPDASIRTQFEQVKANTSVRLNETQYRTFKQAAEDLRSAQNQSEIEEAYTLGTQGVLRAEFADLQQQSQELQDRGQELQQQADQLEQEGQELQEAFQELQADQQALQESGSPSLAEQIDQLESMNASEVDEVLGIVLAEPDDGNGGSPFAGQALQLMEKNYEPGSTTASARMMIIQQQTQIDSDIQSSDSVADRTIQTQLEMQDLAQAASSGSGDEYIVFGFGVISQEIDQSLSDSLAIVGPFALLFVVVTLVVAYRDLLDIALGLVGIFAALMWTFGMMGYLNIAFNQIMIAVPVLLIGLSIDYAIHIFMRHREERLDDNTPSDVRGSMQYALAGVGIALVWVTATTVIGFLSNLTSPLSAIADFGIVSSWGIVSALAIFGAFIPALKVEADELLEGFGFDRKKRAFGTGGGRFSQALKVGSVLAKKAPIVVILVALTISAAGAYGGSQVDTSFSQEDFIAGEPPSWMYELPEPLKPGEYSAKQNLDYVNDHFQREDSQAQVLIRGGATDPQTLQALDATKQRIDAGDYDTPFAGASGTVNMRSPLTVMAQVAAENETFNQTFTAADTDGDGVPDENVTGVYDQLFEVAPGEAAGVIHQTEDGSYVAMRLVVPIKGGAGTGETTTEMRAIASDVQDSASLDDAAVIATGSPIVNEIVQNDLLETVIQSLVITLIAVFAFLMIAYRITEGSATLGIVTLLPVALSVAWILGTMYVIGMPFNVLTGMITSLTVGLGVAYSIHVSERFNLELGRREDQWEAMDTTITGTGGALLGSAATTVGGFGVLSFAIFPALQQFGVITALTIIYAFLASVLVLPSLLVVWHRYVGGTDDMVQIEQEAVPAGADDGPTTVDATPNGGVAADPEESSTDDAGEWTPLVSEESDAATEQPADAGEPASMPTIRGTREVSDETPTPGSEFTASLTIPDAEGRVMLSERVPGTGGEVSELSPTPTSYSMVGRRLYVLWELDQPTDLSLSYFAGVPADAKAGKRLAFESTLRTSAGDGTIEGPSELTVMTPFLREVLDAPVTQATLDEASQKARDGKLTREELEVLYDRWLDGDDDLGAESTTQHDGGAGFQS
- a CDS encoding MBL fold metallo-hydrolase — its product is MRVTFLGTGSAMPTGDRFQTGILLEDDEPLLVDCGSGVLHRLARTNVGYEGVETVLLTHHHLDHVSDLMALLKARWLAGEETLEVVGPAGTQDLVDGLLDVHDYLQGRVDLTVREVGPDEPFSVAGFDVEAFETRHSMACLAYRFDDRFVFSGDSEAFRELTDFANEAAVLAHDCSFPDGIDVSNHPTPSQLGESLAGCDIGRVYLTHLYPHTVGEHGDMLDAIEASYDGDVRFAEDMLSLTIE
- a CDS encoding HEAT repeat domain-containing protein — protein: MGGENGEPEERSPSPEWSALAGETARVPRATIVDEWEACVEALETDSQRSVAVLRGVAALAAEEPDAVEHTIVDVAPYASSGATNVRQQATLVLARLAEHHPGSVAIAVDQLGVTVANAPDLPSRRRATTALARLARTEPEAVARVADRLVPQLESDDDFLREDAALALGRITHRGTLPVDLDLDVDDLLPLYVAALGAQFRRAVRVDALDDCLAVGEELDDLLASVTGCEGLRDTLTVILDAVDTAAAHGGVAPEPLRDRVAAVAERAERVTEER
- a CDS encoding ATP-dependent helicase, with translation MDGRALLAETEGFEGDPETVPLDDEHVLDMLDPAVRSWWVEQFGEFAAENEGFFTPPQKEAIPLIHEGENSLICSPTGSGKTLASFTAILNELFAREREQDDGLENSVYCLYVSPLKSLANDIHRNLTEPLEGIRDIATERGEPVGEIRHAIRHGDTDSNERQKMLKETPHILNTTPETLAILLDSPKFREKLRTIEYVVVDEIHSLAASKRGTHLSVSLERLEALTHDSPTRIGCSATIEPLDQVAEFLVGQDDGDPREYEIVDTRFAREFDLELRCPTDDLIDTPGQVVTGRFYDQLHELIQDHTNTLVFTNTRSGAERVLQRLREDYPGYDEENSGCHHGSMSKDVREGIEGKLKDGDLDVVTTSTSLELGIDMPHVDLVVQVGSPKSVASLLQRVGRAGHRVGQTVTGRVFALDRDELVECAVMLKKAQEGFVDSVAIPEKPQDVATQHVYGMAIAEVRPEEEILDILRSAWPYREYTDEDWAQLVRYLTADYEGLEDRNVYAKIWRDENDPPDGEYHYEDFPVGETLVGKRGRLARVIYMTNIGTIPDSFTCEVFTRADNEWVGQLDENYLDTLEPGDVFVLGGRNFEFRYRRGSKVYVDPTSAAPTVPSWYSERLPLSYDLGKELASFQGDLLAKHERGGAAAVRHWLRNFPLDDNSVRAIARMFDEQIRYTGPESLSTDSRLAIEEEIDRQEYKRQYYVHSTYGRRFNDGFSRLLAYRCAQETNANVGLSVADNGFVLSMPLNRKVDVVGLVESLDATEVRELLRQSLGDTELLQRYFRINATRALMILKRYKGYEKSAKQQQVSSEMLLGFAEDLDDFAVIEETYREILEDKLNVAGIEEVVRAIEAGQLDVTHTRVESPTPRAFGLATLMASDVVLAEDESAALQEFHERVLDEIGDESLTGAMAGGEE
- a CDS encoding spondin domain-containing protein, with the translated sequence MSDAPTSTRRRFLTIAAGSTAIGLAGCLGGDSGGSPTDEEPMADDEMTDDGMDDTMTDGGDEMTEGDDMMSVTFTVTVENVSEPGTITTGAGDEVAVPLSPGAWAVHDDMATAFSPGSAASAGLEALAEDGSPGTYADELAGADHVEKTGTFTTPDGANGPAPIFPGETYSFDVKAHAGQRLSLATMFVQSNDLFYAFEPTGLSLFEDDQPISGDVTDRLLLWDAGTEQNQEPGAGADQAPRQSGPDTGADEMGTIRTIDEVDDMYQYPDVSEVIKVTVTQM
- a CDS encoding DUF6789 family protein, translating into MGSTISDVEDETIADESVDEREREDELRAALASVAAGIVGTTLMTLVLVVVNAVYGPSLDVFGTLAELAGGGSNVPLGFVLFFGAGAVAWPLLFVTLGAYLPGKTRPRQGMVFAAILWTGFVTAFATRYTGSDLVVFFVFSIVTHLVYGFLLGFVSARLTGHYERPEIAV